Below is a genomic region from Sinorhizobium fredii USDA 257.
ATCGCGCGAGAGATCCGGGAAGTTCTCAGCGAACCATTCCGAATAGCTTCCGACATGCGGCATCTTCTCGACGTAGGCCCAGCTGCTGCGGAGCGCCGCAATGCGCAGGGGCACGCGCGCGCCGAACTCGGGGGACAGTGCGGCGACCTCCTCCGCCGCCAGGCCGGGCTTGGCCTTCCAGGTCGGATAGAACGGGTGGCCTTCGAGCGCGCCCCATTGGTCGAGGGTCATCGCGGCCAAATGCGTCGGCAAGCTTCTTTCGAGATAGGCAAGGAAGCCGGGCGCACCGGCTTCGGCGATTTCCTGGCGCAGCCTGGCGCTCCAGCGCCCGCGCTCGCGGCGCGCCAGCATGTCGTTGCGCATGCTGTTGTCCACGTCGCGCAGCAAATGCTCCAGTCCGTCAGAAGCGGGCGTGATCGCGAGAGAGGGGGCAACCTCCCGCATCAGGGCGGCCGGATCATCGATCCGCTGCCGTGCCCCGGTGCCGTCCAGCACTTCGATCTGTCCACGGTTCCGCAAGGTTCCGGCGGGCGCGAGGCTGAGATCGGTGAAGTGCAGCATGCGCTGCGAGGGCCAGAGGGGGAACCAGGCCTGGCGGCCTTCGCGTGCCCACAGCAAGGCGTTCGGCGCGAGCAGGCGCTCGGCGAACAGGCAGCGCACCAGCCGGTTGATCGCGTTGCGCGATGCCTGCGTCAAAAGCGCAAGATCCTCGTTCTCGACGGGATTCGTCACGGAAGGCGTCTTCTCGTCCATCAGGCGGCCTCCGGCCAGTCGGCTGGGACATAGTCTGGTGTACCCGCAGCCAATTTGCCGTGGTAGTCGCACGCCCAGCGATAGGTCTTGGCGATCGCCGGTACCGTCGCCTCGAGCCGTTCTGCCATCGTGACGAGCAGCGCCTGTCCGAAAGCGATATCCTCATGGAAGGCGCGGCTTCCGCGATCGATGACGAGCCCCGGGCCATGTGGATTGGGAACGAGGGGGGCAGGAATGCCCGCATAGGCGCGATTTGTGCGTAGAAGCGTGTACATGGTTCGGTCATCCCCAATCTGGTCGCCATAGGCCTCGATCAGTTCCTGCTGAAGCGGCTTCACTGAGCTGAGATCAATGCCGAGACGTGCCTCGCTCGCCCGGCGGATCGCTTGGTTTTCCGCATCGCAAGCTTCCAGGAGCTCGGCGCCTGCTTGTGGGCAGTCGCTCCACCAGCACAGGGCTTCGTCGAACGGTCTTTTTTCCCACGGTGCGCCGGGGCCGATGAGCGCGTAGAGCACGGCCGGGTGCATCAGCGCGTTGCCCGGCGTCAGCGTGATTTCGAGATAGTCCTTGAGCAGGTTGACGGGCGCCTCGTAGATGCGATTCAACATCGCCATCAGTGCGGCGGCGCTCGCAGCGCTTTCCCGGCGATCCAGGGCAACGAAGAGTTCTGCCTTGGCGCCGCCCATCCGCACGCGCTGGCCTGCAATCAGATCATAGGCGATATGGGGCACGTCCTTCATGCCCCAGATCACCACATTGTCACGCCCCGAAAGCACCTTTGCCGCGAGCCAGTCGAAGCCGCAAAAGCCAGGAATCGCGCCGATATAGACGCTCTTATCCGTCGGCAAATACGGCGCTATACGATGCAAGAGCGCGGATCTTGCCTGGGCGGGTTGCGTTATGAGGACCATGTCAGCGTTGTCGAGCGCCGCGCTCGGGTCGGTTCCGCTGTAGTCGGGCCTAGCACTCAGGGTGCGACCGTCTCGCGTCACCGCTTGCCAGAGATCGCCCCCGCTCGCCCATCGCGCGGCCACGGTGGCGGACGTGGTCAGGACCGAAACATCGATGCCCGGGTTCTGCTTGAACAGCACCGCGTTCAAATGTCCGGTGCGGCCAGCGCCGCAAATGGTCACCTTCATGCTGCCCGCGCCTTTCCGAATAGCCAGCCATCCAACTGGGCAGCGATTGCCGGGTCGAGCAGGCGGCGCTTCGCCATCCATTCCTCATCGAAAATCGTGCCAAGATATTTCTCGCCGCCATCGGCAACCGTCGTGACGACCGTGCCGGTGAGCTTGCCGGCGCCAATGAACTCCAGCGCCTTGTAGATGGCGCCGCCGGTCGAGCCGCCAACGAGCAGTCCCTTGCGCCGGGCGATGTACCGCGCCGTCTCGAAGGCTTGCGTATCGGTCACCTGCACGCCTTCGTCGATGCAGCCATAGTCCAGCACCTTGCCGACCTCATCGCCGGCGGGCGTGCCCGTTCCTGACTGGTAATAGGGGTGCCCCGGCTTGCCGAAAACGATCGAGCCGGCCGGCTCCACGGCAATAGTGCGTACGGCCGGATTGTTACGCTTCACACGCTGGGAGATTCCGGTCATCGAGCCGCCGGTCCCCACGCAGCCGACAAAGGCGTCGATGCCGTCGGGAAGCTGGGCAACCAGTTCGTCCACGAGGCCGGTATAGCCTGCCGGATTTGCCGGGTTGTCGGACTGGTTCATGAACAGCGCGCCCGGAAGCTGCGCGCCGAGTTGCGCTGCGAGGCGTTGGCGCTCGACGACTGCGACCTCGTCTTCGCGAAAGTCGCCTTCGACATAGCGGATCTCAGCCCCTAGCGCCCGCATCATGCGGATCTTGTCGGGCGCTGCATGGTGGTCCACCACGGCAATGAAGCGCAGCCCGAATTCCAGCGCTGCGAGCGCCAGCCCCGTGCCAGTATTTCCCGACGATGATTCAACGATCGTGCCGCCCGGAGCGAGGCGCCCATCCTCAAGGGCCGCAATCACCATGCTGCGAGCCATACGATCCTTCATCGAGCCGCCGGGATTGTTCTTCTCGATCTTCAGAACCAAGGTGGCGTTGCGGCCCGGCACGTCGATCGACATGACCGGCGTCTGGCCGATCAATTGTGTTACGGTCGTGTGCAGCATCTAAACCTCTCCAATTGTGTCGGGAACGAGATTGGGCCGCCCTTCGGCGTCTTCGATGACGCAGAAGCGAGCGGGCATGGGATGGCGATGGAACTCGTTTTCGAGGAGGTCCATCTGGTAGCCGCCGGTGTTGGCGTATACGAGCAGGTCGCCAGCGCGCGGCGCGGTCGGGAACGTCAGCCACCGGTTGCTGATGACGTCCTCGTCGAGGCAGCTATGGCCGGCCAGATAGGCGCGGACCGGCGGCGATTGAACGGTCGCCTTGGTGGCAGGCACGAGAATAGGGTCGATCAGGAATTCGGAGGCGAACCAAGTTTCGCAGGCGCTGAAGCTGCAAAGATGACGTGCGAATCCGGACCGAGCGCCTTCACCCGCGAGATTCGAAAGACAGTGATCGCCGCCTGGTCGGCCAGAGCGCGGCCGGGCTCCATCGCCAGCGTGAGACCCTCACGCGCCAGGTAACCGGCTACGCTTCGGCCCTGGTTCATCTCCGCCTCCAAGAGCCGGTGCAGCCAGTCGGCTGCTGAAAGAGTGCTGCCATAGGGATAGAAAGAGTCCGGTATTTTCCCGGTGCGGTAGTCCTCGGGCGCCTGCGCCGCGAGATGCGCGTCGTACCTGGCTCGGTCGACATATTGGATAGGCAGGCCACCGCCAATATCGATCATGCCCGGAAAAAATCCCATCCGTCTGGCTTCGGCAATGAGGTCGGCGGCCTCACTGAGCGCTGCCACACGGGTCTCCCGGCGATAGCCGCTAAGGTGGAAATGCAGCCCGTCGAAACGGAGCCTGCCTTCGCCGGCAAGCCGAACGAGGCAATGAACAATCGCGTCGGGCGGCATGCCGAAGCGGCTCTTGCTTTGGTCCCTCGGTCGCAAACGCAAGAGGATCGGCTGTTGGCCAGCATCTGCCGGCAGACCGTGGATGAGATCCTCCAGTTCTTCCGGCGAGTCCACCGATATCAGCGCGTTGCAATTGATCAGCGCTTGATGAAATGCGCTCGTCTTCGCCGGTCCCGTCGCCACAAGCCTGGCACCATCGGCCCCAAGCCGCCTTGCGTCGCGAAGCTCGTAGAGGCTGGAGACGTCGAGCCCGGCGCCTGCGCTGAGCGCTGCCTGCATGAGCCCGGGCGATTTGTTGGCCTTCGCCCCGTAATAGATCGCATGCTCGACGCGGCGCTCCGTCAGTACGCCCTTCAAGGCGGCAAGATTCTCCCGCAACGCATCCGGCCAGACCAGATTGAGCGGGGAGCCGTGGCGGGCGGCCCAATCGAAAAGAAGAGGACCGTATTTGGTGAGAAGGTCCGCAGTCGCCGATCGCAGAATCGGTGGCAGCCCATGGCCGATCTTCGTCATCACAGCGCCCCCGCGGAAAAGACCGGCGCCATGTCCATCGGAGTGGGACTGCTCAAAAGCTCAAGCGGCACATCGCATGTCGGCAAGCCGTGGGCAAAAACGTGCCGGGTCGTCTTGTAGGGAAACTTGCGGCCGCTGCGCGCCATCGCGAAGATTTCAGCCGGAGTAATGTTCCCACCTGGGCGCCAACTCTCTACCCGCACCGAATCGTTGTCGAGAAGAAGCACCGGCATCCTGGTGAGCCGGAGGCGATGCGCAGCCGTCAACCGGTGATAGTCGTCAATCACGAATAAGGCATCCTTCTCGGCTGTTATTGGCACGGTCCATGAGCCTGTTTGCAGGATTTGGGCCTGCAGTGCATCGACCCTGTCAGGGTTCACCTCTTCTGTTGGGATCAATTGTGCTGCGGAGAGAGGGCAATGTTCCATGCGGTCCGGCCTCACGCTCGCTCTTTCGCATCGCACATATCTTGATTATCCGCGTTCACGTCTAGTCTCCTGCGCGTTCGCTGCCTCGTCGCTCGCAAATGTGCAAGCGACAGCGGCCGGCGAGGCGCGGTGAGGATACCCACATGGGAAAATGGGTCATGAACTAGCCGGGAAGGCCGACGGCCTAGGCCGGATGGTCGGCCGTAAGGCGTGCCTTCAGGTCGTTCAGATAGCCTTCTGCATAGTGCTGCGCCATTGAAAGCGGCAGATTAATCCCGGCCGTCGCGGCCTCTTCAATCGCCTTCCTTGCGAGCCCGTTGCGAATAGCCAGCTTGACCCCGGGTCCCGAGACAAGGCCGACTGCTTGTGCTGCGACCCCTATGCCAGCCTCTATCAGCGCCTGCTTCATATTGCCTCCGGTAATCGCTGTACGGAGGAGATTTGCGGCTTGCGCCTCGCATGCAAGCGTCATGGATACGAGATCGGCCACCTGTCCGATTCCCGGGATGAAGCTGAGCACTCCCACGGCCGTTGCAGCCCAGTCAAGCACTTTAGACCCTACCCGCAGCACGGAGTCGACGACATGCATGAGGGCTCCGCCGTTCTTTTTCGGTGACTTGATGTCAGGCTGGTCCGCCAGGCCCATCTTCATGTCTGCGACAGCGTTCTGCGCAGCCTCAGTTTCCGGCACATGGA
It encodes:
- a CDS encoding PLP-dependent cysteine synthase family protein, producing MLHTTVTQLIGQTPVMSIDVPGRNATLVLKIEKNNPGGSMKDRMARSMVIAALEDGRLAPGGTIVESSSGNTGTGLALAALEFGLRFIAVVDHHAAPDKIRMMRALGAEIRYVEGDFREDEVAVVERQRLAAQLGAQLPGALFMNQSDNPANPAGYTGLVDELVAQLPDGIDAFVGCVGTGGSMTGISQRVKRNNPAVRTIAVEPAGSIVFGKPGHPYYQSGTGTPAGDEVGKVLDYGCIDEGVQVTDTQAFETARYIARRKGLLVGGSTGGAIYKALEFIGAGKLTGTVVTTVADGGEKYLGTIFDEEWMAKRRLLDPAIAAQLDGWLFGKARAA
- a CDS encoding ParB N-terminal domain-containing protein, translating into MEHCPLSAAQLIPTEEVNPDRVDALQAQILQTGSWTVPITAEKDALFVIDDYHRLTAAHRLRLTRMPVLLLDNDSVRVESWRPGGNITPAEIFAMARSGRKFPYKTTRHVFAHGLPTCDVPLELLSSPTPMDMAPVFSAGAL
- a CDS encoding NAD/NADP octopine/nopaline dehydrogenase family protein; translation: MKVTICGAGRTGHLNAVLFKQNPGIDVSVLTTSATVAARWASGGDLWQAVTRDGRTLSARPDYSGTDPSAALDNADMVLITQPAQARSALLHRIAPYLPTDKSVYIGAIPGFCGFDWLAAKVLSGRDNVVIWGMKDVPHIAYDLIAGQRVRMGGAKAELFVALDRRESAASAAALMAMLNRIYEAPVNLLKDYLEITLTPGNALMHPAVLYALIGPGAPWEKRPFDEALCWWSDCPQAGAELLEACDAENQAIRRASEARLGIDLSSVKPLQQELIEAYGDQIGDDRTMYTLLRTNRAYAGIPAPLVPNPHGPGLVIDRGSRAFHEDIAFGQALLVTMAERLEATVPAIAKTYRWACDYHGKLAAGTPDYVPADWPEAA